One Callospermophilus lateralis isolate mCalLat2 chromosome 13, mCalLat2.hap1, whole genome shotgun sequence genomic window, CACCCAGATGCTGAGGGGACCCAGAAAGCCACGATGCAGGGTTCTGTGCCAGAGGAAGCTTCCAGCTTCGTGTTGATAGGGAGTCACTGTCCAGAGAAGGCGTGGCCATTCGTGGGGACTACTAGGCCCTCACTAGAGAGGCTACCGCCTGTTTTCAATAGGAAATCGGAAATTCCACAGGCTGGTTACAGATGGATGAGTCCGCGGAGAGGGGCCCGAGCCCACGATGAACACAGCCAACCTCCGGTCTTCTCACCTCCCACCTCCCTGATGCTTCTCCCTTCTAGGTAGACTTCCGGGGCCAGAAAATCGAGCTCATCCGAGTCCGGAACCCCTGGGGCCAGGTCGAGTGGAACGGGCCATGGAGCGACAGGTCAGACACATCACGGGTGGATTGGGCTGCTGTGGACTGGGCACCGCCAGGGTAAGGAGGGGGCTGCTGTGTTTGGAGTCGTGCCGGGGTCACAGATCCCACAGGCCACTCGGAGCGGCAGCCTGAGTTTGGAGGGTGGTGGGCAGCTGCTCCCCACCAGCTCTCCCGAGTCTTCCTGCCCATGGGTCAGGCGTGCCCACCTCACAGAGCCTGGCCTGATCTCTTCAAGGCTATGCAAAGGAGGGCTTGTTATGAATGGCAGCCATGGGCAAAGGAGAAGTAGAGGTCACTCTTGCTCCCGGCACCAGCAGGCTGGAGGCCACGCTGAGCTGGGGCTTTTGTGGGCTCCTCTGCCCCCGCCCCGCGCGGTCACTCACCTCCTTGCCGTTTTCCACGGTGGTCTACAGAGCAGGCCCCAGTGACCAGGTCCTTCCCTCAGAAGCCTTTGGACATGCACTTCCACATTTGGGGACCTGAGGCCAGTGAGCCTCTGCATCCTGGGTGCATTTCTGGGGCCAGTGAGAATTCACTTGGCAGGGCAGCCGCACAAGCCAGCATGGCTCCTGGGAGGACCCTCCTGGCTGACTCCACCCTGTTGCTCCTAGCTCCCCCGAGTGGCAGTCCGTGGGCCTAGCTGACCAGAAGCGCCTGTGTCATGCTGCTCTGGACGACGGGGAGTTCTGGTACAGCTCATCCATTTCTGTTTCTGTTGAGTGTGTGACAGGTGTTGAGTGTGGCCACGGCCTGGGCAAGGACCACcacctctcccctctctctctctctctctctcctttactctctcccctcctcctcctccttctcctcctcctcctcctcctcttcctcctccttcttctctctctctcctcttctctcttttctttctctccttttcctcctcctctctcctcctctctcttctctctctcctcctccttctccttcttcttttctctcttctcctctctcttccctctctccttttcctcctcctcctctctcctcctctctctcttctctctcctcccctctctctctcctttactctctcctcctcctccctcctcctcctctctcttcttttctctctcctcctcctcctccttctctctctccttctcctctctactcctttctcttctctctcctcctctctctctcctcctcctctctcttcttctctctctcctctctctcctcctctcctctctctccttttcctccttctctctctctcttctcctctctcttcttctctctctcctctctctcctcctctcctctctctccttttcctatctctctctctctctctctctctctctctctctctctcacacacacacacacacacacacacacacacacacatacacacaccatagCCCCCAGGCTGGCAGGGAATCTAATCTCAGTGACGTTTGGGTGGGGACCCTCCCACCTCCAGGTCTCTTTATGAGTCTCTGGAGAATTGATGTCATCCAGAAAGCCGGGCAGAGCCTCTGGTGTGCAGCCAGCACCCTCCTCTGACCTCTGCTGCCCCAGTTGGCTTGGCTGAGTTTGAGGACAGGCAGCATGGCCCAGCACCCTGCTGCCCGAGACCTGAGCCTCGAGGTTGCCCCCAGCACATCCCTGGAATCCAAGCCAAGAGGGAGGCACTTCCTCCTGCCAGCCTTTGCAGCTCTGTCGCCTGGCGATGGGCCCTCTCTGGCCCCACGACCTCCTGtgtagggtctggaagcccacccTGTGGCTTCTGGCCTGCTCCCTGCATGCTCCCACATGGGCCCTTGCATGAGCTCATCCCTCTTCCCACACCTTGTGAACCCCAAGCCAAGACCACGACAACAAACCCCCAGCTTCCCTCCTTTCCTGCCCAGGCGCATGGGCCCTGTCCTGCCTCCTGTGTTTGCAGTTGTCTTGGGCAGCAACCTCACCAGGTGGTTCTTGCACTAGAGAGGCCTCCAGCTTGCCTGGCGACCTGGGCAGGACATGGCCTCTCCGCTCAGTAGCTTGAGGTGTGGGCACAGTGCTCTAGGACCCAAGGCCCTCTTGTGGGCTTCTTGGCAAGGTCCCGTCCTGTCCCCTCCTCCCTGCCCTGCTAGATCTGATGCCCTTGGCTCAGCCTCTCAGAGAGGCCACTCGGCCTGCCCTCCAGAGcctccctcccacatggctctgccCCACCTTCCCCATCCCTTTCATGTTCACCCTCCAACCATCAGGACCTCTGGGCTCTGCCTTCAGATCATGCCTCCCTGTGGTCACCAGCTGGACTGGGCACCCCCTTCTCTTGCCGTGACTTTCCATCTGGCCGGTCAGCTTCACCTGTGTCCCTAAGGTCTGCTCCACACAGCAGCGGTGGACCGGGTCACTCTGCTCCGCACCCTCCAAAGGCTTTCCTGTCCCCAGAGTCAAAGCCATGCCCCCTGCCCACCCAATGCCCACGACCTTGCTCTTTGCCTGCCTGGACCCCAGCAGCTGCTTCCTACAGGCCTGCTTCCGGTCTCCTCTTGAAGGGCACCTGGTCCTGAGGCTCCCGGCTCCCGAGGAGGGACGCCCCACCCTGTGCTGCGTGTGGCCCCACCATGGCCCATCATGCCGTGTGAttgtctttttctcctttttgaatcTTCACTTTTGTCTGTGTTCAGTCCCCAGCTGGGCCTCCCTGCCCTGGAGGACGGGAGCTGGATGGTTGGAGGGAAGGATGGTGGGCTGccaccaccctccctcacccGCCTGACCCTCTGTGTGCAGGATGGCCTTCCAGGACTTCAGGGCCCACTTCGACAAGGTGGAGGTCTGCAACCTCAGCCCCGATGCGCTGCAGGAAGACGCGCTTCACAGGTGGGAAGTGGCCGTGCACCAGGGCAGCTGGGTCCGCGGCTCCACCGCAGGGGGCTGCCGCAACTTCCTGGGTGCGTGGCCTCCCTGTCATTGTCTCTTCCATTTCCAAGAGTCCAGTCCATCCTGGGGACATCAAAGGGCCAGGGCAGGACCCCAGAGAAAGCTGGAAGTGGGTAGTTGGTCTGCAGGACCCCAGGGAGACCTGGGCATGAGGGCTTGGTAGAAAGTTGGACAAGAAGTACTCACGGAAGCACCCTCTTCTGCCACTTGGGCCATTTTCCAGTATAAGAGACAGAGATCACCGCTGGCCAGGTCGGCTGTAAAGAGGGCTCACCACCCTGCCGGCCTGACAGTGCCGGGCAGCAACAAGATGGGCTTGGTGTGCGGCTCAGCTCGGCCCTCTCCCCTGGGCTGCTTCCCTCTGTCTGGCTGTCTTTGTGAGCAGGGGCAGGGGCTTGCCTCAGCGTCAGGACTCCCACAGGCCTCACACACACTGCAAGGTGGCCTCAGAGCCCTGACCCCCTAACTCCTCAGCCCCAGGGTGCTGGGGCACTGAGCACTGCTCAGCTTTGCTCCAATCCTCTGCGGCAAAAGGGATTGCCAGAGACCGGAGTTCATCCCTGGGTTGGGGACACGGTCAGTCCCACCCAAATTGCACAATCAATAaaaagaggcaggaggatgaccccAGGCCAACGCAGGCCCCCCTGAAATTCCAAGTGGGAAACATAGGGTGGAGCAAACTTCAGCAGGCTAGACCTGGAGGAGGACCCTGAAAGgctgagaagtggctcagaaggtgGCAGGAAAGGGAGGCCCCAGGAAGCAGGGCCAGAGGGCTGATGGGAGAACCTCGAGTTGGGAGGacctgggtggggaggggagtggagtgcactttgcttttttgttttgtccCCTTAAGGAATGGGCAGTAATCCTTCTCTTTCAAATGGCAGATACCTTTTGGACCAATCCACAGATAAAACTGTCCCTGACCGAGAAAGACGAGGGACAGGAGGAATGTACTTTGCTCGTAGCCTTGATGCAGAAAGATCGAAGGAAGCTCAAGAGGTTTGGAGCTGACATGCTGACTATCGGCTACGCCATTTACCAGGTGGGGAGCAAGGCCACACTCGGGTCCCATTAGGCTTCTGCATTCCCAGCTCTTTCTCAGTTTTGTGCCAGAGATTATAACCCATACCAAACTCTGCCTGAGgagcaaggccagcctcagagagccccctcctcctcctacagAGCCCCGGCAAGGACGAACACCTGGACAAAGACTTCTTCAGGTACCATGCCTCCCTGGCTAGAAGCAAGACGTTCATCAACCTGAGGGAAGTCTCTGACCGCTTCCGGCTGCCCCCGGGGGAGTACGTCCTGGTCCCCAGCACCTTTGAGCCCCATCAGGAGGCTGACTTCTGTCTGAGAATCTTTTCGGAGAAGAAAACCATTAGCCGGTGAGGAGCAGAGGCAGACCCCAGGCCCCTTCCTCTAGCATCCAGGCACTGGGGCCACCAGGATTGCAAAGCTGGGCCCTTTCCATCCCTCTGGGAATCGAGGTTTTTCAGTCCTTCTCTTCCCTCCTCAGGCAGACCTGCCAGTCTCCCCCACAGCTGCTCCCAGGGTCCTACCCCAAGGCCCTCTTGGCAAGACCTTGGTTTTCTCAGACCCTGGAGTGGAGGCACACTTAGGGATGCTAGACTCCCACCCACAATGAAGGGGACTGTCCCCTTACCAGACTGGCGTGTTCCCTCAGCTCCAGTTTAAAGATGCTGGCCAGTCTGAACTGTCTTACACTCCGCCACGCGTCTTCACAGTATCCTGGTGAAGTTTGTATCCGTTACTTCTAGGGATAAGCTTCCCATGACCGCCCTGTGCTGGTTGCTCTGTGGCAGAGGGGAAGTGGCTTGTGGCTTGAGAGGCATGACCCATTTCCTGAACCAGCGAAGCCGTTCTAGAGATTGTAGCAAGGTCTGCCTCCGTATTTTAAGCTGGAAAATTCCCCAAGAAGGGACCAATCTGTGTAAAGGTAGAGAAAAGGCAGTGGACACCGGGCTGCTCTGGCCTTGCACACAGTGAGGCTGAATCCAAGGGCCGACCAGTGGGCTTCCTCCCAGCTCTGAGGCCTATGTTCTCCTAGGATGGCTGGTGTGTCCCTGGGAGTGCTGCAGGTCTGGATGTGTAAGACTTGATTCCTCCAACTGTCCCAGCATTGGCAGGAGCCAGGACAAGGCTGCCCCTCCTCTTAGTATCACAGCTGTCCAAACACTGAGGGCCCAGGATGAGAACAGCAAGAGTGACAGTTGCCacctttcttcctcttttccccAAACACAAGTGACACACATGACCAGGACTGGGAGTGCGGCATGCAGGCTAGGTGGCTCTTGGTCCTGACTCCAGGACTCATCCTCTTGAAGTCCTTCCCAGCTGAGTGACAGGTCTCAGCGTCTCTCCTCTGGAGATGCGTAGTTTCCCGCATAGTGTGCAGAGAGCCTGCTCTGCTCCACATGCCACCTCCACTGCCCTCGTTGGAGGGCACCAGGGGATCAGGGAGCACGTCAGGGTTAACTCTCTTACCTGCAGAGCCCAGGATTTGCAGGGTGGCCTTGGATGAGGGCAGCCAAGGGGAGGGTCTGAGTGATGGGGGTGGCGTGTCCATGCATGGGGTCTGCAAATCCTGCAGGACATAAGGGCAGTGAGCCAGGAGGGCTTCCTGCAGCTCAGCAGATAGCACATGAGGGTCCCCCATGAGACACACAGTTGAGGCACTGTGCTCTCTGCCCCTACAGGGACCTGGATGGCACTGTGGACATCAACCTTCCTGAGGTGAGTGCACCCCTGGCCAGGGAGGGTGGGACTCGGTGGGAGGCTGAGGGCCTTCCTCTGACCACGGTGACACCTCCAGGCCGTGGGGTCAGTGCCTGTGCTTGACTGACCTGCAGGCTGAGCCTGGGTCCTCTGTCCCTCACACAGACAGGACTGCCAAGGTGAGACAGGTTGTGGGATGTCCTCCTTCTCCGGGATTCCACCTCCGTGGAGAGGCACCTGCCTCCTGTGAGGgggcaaaatgaatgcattttaataaaaataataaaaagaagccAAGCAAATGGGTAGGTCCTCTCTGTGGACTCAGGGGCACGAGTCCTCCCACTCTCTGCGTGTTGGGTGGAAGGTCCATTTCATCCCATCCAAGGGCCGTGAGACCTTCAGGGGGCACCAGGGTGTGGTGCTCTAAGAGGAGACCTGCAGCTCCATGCTGGGAACAGATGTGAGGCAGCTGGAGTCGGGGCCAGGGCTGAGATGAGTATGACTGCTGGGCCTGCCCCTCTCTGCACGTGGGGCTGAAGGGAGGCACTGGCCCTGATGGACTCTCCGGGATGGGGCCACTCATGCAGGAGTTCATCCCCCACATCAACACCAAGTCGCTCCTCACCCGGGAAATCAGAGCTACGGAGCTACATCCCACCCAGGCCCCTGCACAGAAGGACGCCCTGCAGCCTGAGCACCCAGAGGAAAGTCACTTGGACAGGCAGGGTGCTGACCGGTTGCTCTGTGCTCTGCTGATTCCTATTCCTGCTCAAGCTGCCACACCACACAGAGCCGCTCTGGTCCACAGCGTGCTAGGGATCTGTCCACAGAGTGTAGAGACCATTCCTAAAGGCCAGCAGATCTTTGGACTCCATTCGTGATGGTCTGCCTCCTGGAGTCTGAGACAGAAGGGTGCAATGAGTTTAGCTAACCAGGTCCTCCCAGACTCCTCGTCCTCGTCTTGAGGACTTCCTCTAGAGGCTCCCTGAGCCCTTGAGGCTGCTGCTCCGTGGGCAGCAGCTGGTGCACACTGTGTCCATAGTGACTGCTGGCACATGAGGGTCCTCGAAGTCCTGGCTTGTCCCTTGGGGCAGCACTGTGTCCATTCCAGGGCTTTTCTCTCCTGTGTTTCTTTGGGAGAGCAATTCCAAGTTTCTCTCCTGCGGGTCCTTCTGTGCCCACCTCTGGCTATTTTTCAGCCCTCACAGCCAAAGCCACCTGAACAGGAGACAGAGGAGGAGCAGCAGTTCCGGGCCCTGTTCCAAAGAATCGCCGGCGAGGTAGGGTGCACCTGACCAAGGCCTGGCCTCTTCCCAGCAGAGGGTGTTGGTCATGGGGTTTGACAGTGGTGCCTCCCTAAGGCTCCGAGGGGCTTGTTGCAAAGTGACCCCAGCCCTGGTCAGTAGATGCCCAGAAACAGCCTGTCCACACACCTGGCACCATTGCCCCTCTGTTGATGGGGCAGCAGAGCCCATGGTGGCTCAGAACTGGCCCAGAGGCCTCTTGTGGCAGATTGGGGAAGCCTTGAAGAGGAGGGGTCTCTGAACTCTTCTACCCTGAAATCACTGCCATTAAAATGCTCTGTGTTCTGCTCTGTGCTGTCCAGGGAGGCACACTGCAAACTGTGTGCCCAGGAGAGAGTTCCTTGGTGCAAAGCATTTCCATCCATTAACACCAGAGGGTGTCCAGGATTGGCAGCCGGGGCCAGGCTTAGGCCACCGAGGAAGGACAGGACATCTGTTCCCTGCCTCCTGTCCTCAGTGCTGCccccatcctcagccctgttgctCAGCTTCCTTGCTGGGCTCATGGCCTCCTGGGGGCCTGGGAAAAGCCTCCTGGCCCCAGGATTGTCCTTCCTCTCAGGGGAAATGGCCCAGCCCATTGTGTAGCCTGGTGAACTGATGTGTGTGGAGGTGCCAATGACATCAGTAATCTCTGCTTCCCCTGCCTGGGGCCCCTGGTGCGAAAGGAGCTGGCTGGTAGCCTGACCTGAAGCTGGGGTATCTAGTGCTGGACTGGGGCCTTGCAGTAGCCAAGCAGGGTAGGAGATGGACACAGGGTCCGGGCCTTGTGCAAAGCGCAGCAGGAAGAGCGGCCACTTCCCTTGGGCAGGGCACAGCATGGGGGCCAATCCCCAGGTCAGGTGCTATCTGAAGATCTCAGGAGGTGACAGATCAGAGCCAGCATGGTGGCCTCTCAGCTACTGAGATGAAGGGCAAAGACAGAAGTCGTTAGAAGTGGAGTGGGTGAAGGGGGAAGGGGATGTGGGCAGGAGGTCTGCTTCCTGCTCCCCCCACCCGCCAGTGTGGGTGCGGGCTGCATCCACCCTTCTCACAGGGTGAAACATCCAAACCCAGGACCAGGAGCTCCAAGCAGAACCAGTGATACCGGTCCTGAAATTCAGGATCAGGCCTCATTCCCCAGGGGTTGAAGATCAAACACTGGAGAAATGCCAAGGCAAGAGCAGAACAGTGTCTTGCCCTTTTATGGATTTTaggtttcctttcttctcctttctACTGACCAAAAGGCAGGAAGAGGCCACCTGCTTGTGTTTGGAGAGTCTGACCCTCCCCTCCCCAGAGGCGTGGTCAGGAGTCATCTGCCCATTTCCTTTTCCTTGGTAATCAGCCACCTGTCCTTGGCCCGTCTCACCAGCAGTTGTTGGTTAAAGCCGTTGTACAGGGGGTCCCCCTTGCTGGCCCAGCTCCTGGACAGATGAGCCCAACAGAAGTGCCACCCAAACTTCCCTGCACATGAAAGCCCCCCCGGGGACCCGGGAAGACTGAAGACCCCCTTCTGTAGATGTGGGCCCAGGCCGGCTGCATCCGCCCTGAGCTTCTGCTCTGTGGATGCTGCTGTGGGTGCCCTTAGATCCCCTAGAGGACTTGGAAAGAGCCAGCAGCCACAGTCCTGGATCTGGTAACCTGACCGTGCCTGGGGCGCTCAGGAGGGGGCGTGTCCAAAAGGGGCGTGCCCAGGAGGGGCGTGTCCTGGAGAAGGCTGTCCAGGAGGGGAGGCAGTCCAGGAGGGGCATTTCCAGGAGGGAGTGTCCTCGCTCTGCTCCTCAGTTGCAACTTTGCAGGAGGCTGGCCTGCTCTCCAGCTCCCTGCAACACCTCCAGGGCCATCTGAGTTTTGCCAACCGCTCCAGGTATCTCTGATCCTCGGGAAGGTGGCAGCACGCCAAGCCCAGTGTTCTGTGTCCACCTTGGGTGGGCCTCTGCTGGTCAGCTGGACCTTCCCCAGAAGCTGGTGGGCAGCAGCAGCTACCCAGAAGACGGGTGATCTGCCTGTGGCTGTTTCAGGAGGGCCAGTCTGTCCCTTGAGCCCAGTCAAGCTGGAGCTGACAGAGACTCACGGGAGTCCTGAGGGCCTAAGGAGCAATGTCTTCACAGGACATGGAGGTGACCGCAGAGGAACTGGAGTATGTCTTAAATGCTGTGCTGCAGAAGAGTGAGTGAACCCCTGGGGGCCATGGTGTGGGGGACCACACTGCCAGCCTCTAGACCCCTGCGCGGGGCTTCCCAGGACTTCAGAAACAGCTGTCATTGTTTATTCCCTGATTCCAAAAAAATGACACAAGTTAAGGGTGGACAATTCTAAAAGATGCACAAAAGCCTACTGGCCAAGGTGAAGATCACCAACCCTCACCACCAACAAATCACGCTCTCAGTCAGTGTGTGGGCAcgggctcagttccaggacattcCCTCCCCTCAGAGGGAGACCCTGTGCCAGCTCGCAGCCCTCCCCGTCTCCATCCTCCCCGTGGCCCCGGGCACCACTGCTCTGCTCTCTCTGGATCTACCTATCCTGGGCAGTTGGCAGGAAGCCTTCCGGCCTGGCTTCCTTCTCTCAGTGACTTCCAGGTTCACGCCTGCCACCGCGTGCCTGGGCTTTGCTCCTTTTCATAGCCACTGGCATTCCCTGTGTGGCATGCCCCTTTGTCTCTCCATTTGTCCACTGACGTGCACTTGGGTACCGCTGCAGTGGACCTCAGGTTTCCAATGGGCGTATTGCTTTCCTCTTCCCTCCACGGTGAGGAGAATTTCTGACGGAACTCTGCACTTGATGTTTTAGTGTCCAGACGTTTTCCAAAGGGACCTTTTGACatttccaccagcagtgtatcaATGTCCAAGTTCCTCCGCAAGTTTAAATTCCACCTTAAGCTCACTTTGTGTGAGCAGTTCATCCAGGAACACAATTTCCATGGGTATTGCACGTGTGGGAGTGGCCTTCGTCCTTAGCAAGGCCCTTCCTTCAGTCATCTATTCATTTTCAAGCTTCTGCCCTTAAATGATCTGAGAGAAACCTTCATGGGCGATCTGTCATTTAGAATtattgaattagaaaaaaaaaatgatgagagAGTGATCCCTGTTTCAGTTGTTGGGTTTTGGGGTTGGGGGTATTGTGTTctagttttgcagtgctggggactggGTCCATGGCTTCGCGGGTGCTGGGCAGGCGTTTTATCACGTAGCTGCAACTAGCCCGACATTCCCATTTTTTaagctttttttcatatattataaATGTCCCCCTATTCTTACCAGCATCATAAGAATGCCCATGTCACAGTCCAGAGCCTGGCTCTGGCCACCCTGGGCTTCAGCACATTTGACTGAGGGTTAACCAAATTCAACTTTCACATGTGATTTCAGGGAAAgacctcaagttcaagaagctgAGCCTGATCTCCTGCAGAAACATCATTTCCCTGATGGACGTATCCTTCCCAGCAGGCTTAGGGCCTGCAACTTCCGGCAGCACTCTGCCCAGGGTTTGAGGCGCACAGTCTCCACGGGCAAATTCAACAGCTAGGGGACCCCTGGTGCTGAAGTCCATCAGAATCAAGTGGCCTGGGTCCGTCCAGGGGGCAGAGGTTTCTCAAGGGCCTTGGGACCTCATTGGCACTTGGGTCCCTTCGCAGGAAACAGAAGAGCTATTTCTGTGCTTTCGGAACCATCTCACCTTCCAtatcccctcttcagagaaccacGGTTCAGTGCTTAAATCCACCTCCCCAGGGCCAGCACTGACACCCACACCACCAGACCAGCCCACAGGCCATCCTGGGTGCCCCAGAGCTGGCCCCTGAGGACCCTGGGTTGAAAGGTCAAACTTCCTTGACCCATGCGGCCAGACCAGTGGCAACGGGAAACTGGAATTCAGTGAATTTCGAGTGTTCTGGGACAGGCTGAAGCAGTGGatcgtatgtgacctggagagaaTCCCAAGCCTAGGGCAGGGGGGCAAAGGCCAAGGCCACAGGCTGAGTGATGGTGGCAGGGACGAGGAGAGGCACCAGGGTGGAATCCTGATGCTTGCATCAGTCCCCTAGACGGAAGGGAAGACAGGGGCGCTGGGCTGGGGTAGCTATGGGTGGGGGGCTGacctgtgggaggccctggggaaAGCCTGgcctgtgggaggccctgggatcCATCTCCAGCGCTGCTCACACAGGAGGGTGGCCAGCCTCACTTCTCAGGGCCCTCAGGGCCAGCTGCCCTCCAGCTGCTGCTGCCCAGGCTGCCCTTCAGCCACTCCTCCCATCCCTGCCCGCCCCACCCCACAGAACCTGTTCATTCAGTTCGATGTCGACAAGTCCGGCACCATGTCGTCCTACGAGCTGCGGACTGCACTGAGAGCTGCAGGTGAGGACCTGCTGGGGCGTGCGGCTGTCTGAGGTGGGGCCAGTGTGCTGCCTCCtgggccctggccctggccctagcTGGTGGCCAGTGGTGGGCCTCTGAGCTGAGCTGATGCTGTTTAAGTCACAGACCTAGCACCCCAGGTCTTGAACCCTGCATTTGACAAATAAGGACACTGAAGCCGTGCACCCCCAGCCAGAGCAGCACTAGGCCAAGCCTCCTGGCTGCAGCCTGGCCCCTCATAAGACCCTCATTTTAAACCACTGTGAACATGGGCTGGAGGGTTAGAAGTATCTTCCAAGAATGAACGTGGCCTGCCCCCAGAGGCCTCTGGCCGTCTTCTCCACCGCAGAGTAACCAGGGACTCTTTGGTGGCAAGCATACTACTTCCTGACCTCTAAGTTCTGCATGGTGATATTGTTGCCATGATGAGACAGCCCATGTCCCCATGCTTTGGGGACCTGTGTGTCCCTCTGCCACCTGTGACCCTGTGCCAGCTTTGTCAGCATCAGACCAAATCCAAACCAGATCATTCCATTGACACTCTGCTACCTTCTCACCATCCACCCAGCATTGCTGTGACTGTCCCAGGCTCTGAGGCCTCGTGTCCTGTGCACCCAGCTGGGGTCTCCGTATCCCCTTTGCATCTGACCAGCACAGTCGTAAACCAGGACCTATGCAGCTTCAAATGGGGCCCGCTCCCAGGCAGCTACCCCTGGAAACATGCCCAGGGTCAGGCCTGCTGAGGGCAGAATGTGCCCAGCAAGGTTGCTCGTTCCTTTGTGAGGGAGAAGAACACAGGAGAGCTATACAAGCAGACCACTCTCCTGGGGTCAGTGATCTTGCTCCCAGGGCAGGAGGGACAGAGCAGGGACCCAAGAGAACCTCCAGAGAGGATGGTATGACCAGGTCCTCCTACCCAGCTCTGGTGAGGGAGGTCCCAACCCTGCCTCTTCAGCCCACCAAGGCAGATGCCAGGTTCTGGGCAGCACCAGGGCATGGGCCCAGCACTGAGCTCTGAGTCAGAGCAGCCTCCTTCTCTGGCTGCAGCTGGGAAAaaacagcaaaaaacaaaaaaaaataaacaacaacaaaaacaaaaacagtcctGGGACCACCTGCACTGAACCTGCGGACCAGGAGGAAGGAGGGCAAGGATACTGCTCCTGAGAGTGTCGAATCAGGGCTGGAGTGCTCGGTGGTGAGCGTCTGCctgagcatatgcaaggccctgggttccatccccagagcTGCAAAATAAACAAGTTGCATATGATTAGACATCAAAGTGCTAAACATGCTACAGGGTTTTCCAGGTGTTCAGACACCTTGAACCCAGCATTTGACAAATGAGGACACTGAAGCCATGCACCCCCAGCCAGAGCGGCACTAGGCCAAGCCTCCTGGCTGCAGCCAGGCACTGTCCCTCCAGCGTGGGTGTGCAGGAATCAGCAAGCAGCATGTCCTCTCAGGACCATTTCTAGCCCCCTTGCCCTCGGGTTAAAACACCCTGGAGAGTCAGTCATACCAGGTGCCACCCTGGAATCCTCAGGACAGGACCCGCCAGAAGTGAGTTCAGACAGAACCAGAGGGGAGGCTGGCAGGACTCAGCATGGGGCTCAGACACTGATCACTGGGAAGGTGCCTCAGGAAGCCTCCTGGAAGGTAGACCAGACCCCAGGGGTGATGTTGGTGAAAAACCAAAGCCGAGAGCTCACTGAGCCCGCAGTGTCAGAGCGCCTGTGAGCACCTGCCTGTCCTGGCAGACACCTCCATGCCACCCAAACCAAGCCAGGCCCCCACCAGGAAGCTCTCACCTTGCCAGGCAGAACACACTCCTTTGACCAGTTCTCCCTGGCCACATGGGACTCCCTGGCCCACAGTGTGGTCCTCTGGGCTGAGCCAGTCCTGGGGCCTCCTGTTCCTCCACAGGCTTCCAGCTCAGCAGCCGCCTCCTGCAGCTCATCATCCTCAGGTATGCAGACGAGGGGCTTCAGCTGGACCTGGACGACTTCCTCAACTGCCTGGTCCGGCTGGAGAATGCAAGCCGTGAGTGTCCTCCACCTGGGTCCACCCCAGGTCTGGTCACCCTCCATGAGCACATACAAGCAACCAGCAAATA contains:
- the Capn9 gene encoding calpain-9 isoform X2; this encodes MPYLHGPPEPQAHPVPWNARTTHSSGQSFEQLRQGSLQTGSLFEDVDFPANNTSLFYSERSQVPFEWKRPGEIVEKPEFILGGATRTDICQGELGDCWLLAAIASLTLNEKALARVVPQDQSFGPGYAGIFHFQFWQHSEWLDVVIDDRLPTFRGRLVFLHSADHTEFWSALLEKAYAKLNGSYEALKGGSTLEAMEDFTGGVAETFLTREAPQDFYTILGKALKRGSLLGCSMDIRNAAESEARTPFGLIKGHAYTITGLDQVDFRGQKIELIRVRNPWGQVEWNGPWSDRMAFQDFRAHFDKVEVCNLSPDALQEDALHRWEVAVHQGSWVRGSTAGGCRNFLDTFWTNPQIKLSLTEKDEGQEECTLLVALMQKDRRKLKRFGADMLTIGYAIYQSPGKDEHLDKDFFRYHASLARSKTFINLREVSDRFRLPPGEYVLVPSTFEPHQEADFCLRIFSEKKTISRDLDGTVDINLPEPSQPKPPEQETEEEQQFRALFQRIAGEDMEVTAEELEYVLNAVLQKRKDLKFKKLSLISCRNIISLMDTSGNGKLEFSEFRVFWDRLKQWINLFIQFDVDKSGTMSSYELRTALRAAGFQLSSRLLQLIILRYADEGLQLDLDDFLNCLVRLENASRVFQALCMKNKDFIHLNINEFINLTMNI
- the Capn9 gene encoding calpain-9 isoform X1: MPYLHGPPEPQAHPVPWNARTTHSSGQSFEQLRQGSLQTGSLFEDVDFPANNTSLFYSERSQVPFEWKRPGEIVEKPEFILGGATRTDICQGELGDCWLLAAIASLTLNEKALARVVPQDQSFGPGYAGIFHFQFWQHSEWLDVVIDDRLPTFRGRLVFLHSADHTEFWSALLEKAYAKLNGSYEALKGGSTLEAMEDFTGGVAETFLTREAPQDFYTILGKALKRGSLLGCSMDIRNAAESEARTPFGLIKGHAYTITGLDQVDFRGQKIELIRVRNPWGQVEWNGPWSDSSPEWQSVGLADQKRLCHAALDDGEFWMAFQDFRAHFDKVEVCNLSPDALQEDALHRWEVAVHQGSWVRGSTAGGCRNFLDTFWTNPQIKLSLTEKDEGQEECTLLVALMQKDRRKLKRFGADMLTIGYAIYQSPGKDEHLDKDFFRYHASLARSKTFINLREVSDRFRLPPGEYVLVPSTFEPHQEADFCLRIFSEKKTISRDLDGTVDINLPEPSQPKPPEQETEEEQQFRALFQRIAGEDMEVTAEELEYVLNAVLQKRKDLKFKKLSLISCRNIISLMDTSGNGKLEFSEFRVFWDRLKQWINLFIQFDVDKSGTMSSYELRTALRAAGFQLSSRLLQLIILRYADEGLQLDLDDFLNCLVRLENASRVFQALCMKNKDFIHLNINEFINLTMNI
- the Capn9 gene encoding calpain-9 isoform X3, yielding MPYLHGPPEPQAHPVPWNARTTHSSGQSFEQLRQGSLQTGSLFEDVDFPANNTSLFYSERSQVPFEWKRPGFWQHSEWLDVVIDDRLPTFRGRLVFLHSADHTEFWSALLEKAYAKLNGSYEALKGGSTLEAMEDFTGGVAETFLTREAPQDFYTILGKALKRGSLLGCSMDIRNAAESEARTPFGLIKGHAYTITGLDQVDFRGQKIELIRVRNPWGQVEWNGPWSDSSPEWQSVGLADQKRLCHAALDDGEFWMAFQDFRAHFDKVEVCNLSPDALQEDALHRWEVAVHQGSWVRGSTAGGCRNFLDTFWTNPQIKLSLTEKDEGQEECTLLVALMQKDRRKLKRFGADMLTIGYAIYQSPGKDEHLDKDFFRYHASLARSKTFINLREVSDRFRLPPGEYVLVPSTFEPHQEADFCLRIFSEKKTISRDLDGTVDINLPEPSQPKPPEQETEEEQQFRALFQRIAGEDMEVTAEELEYVLNAVLQKRKDLKFKKLSLISCRNIISLMDTSGNGKLEFSEFRVFWDRLKQWINLFIQFDVDKSGTMSSYELRTALRAAGFQLSSRLLQLIILRYADEGLQLDLDDFLNCLVRLENASRVFQALCMKNKDFIHLNINEFINLTMNI